Genomic segment of Syngnathus acus chromosome 10, fSynAcu1.2, whole genome shotgun sequence:
AAGAGGTGGACGCCCATTCCGTTGTTGgaaaggtggaggaggagcacGTTCCGTACGATGTCGCCAGCCCGACTTGCGATCCCAGCTGCTGTTGCGTGTGCCACCTCCAGCGGCCCGGCATGAAGCTGGTGTGGGTGCCGCTGGAAGCCGAGGACGGCGCCAACGGCGACAGCTTGGAGGAAGAGGCGTCCGACTGGGCCTCGTCGGACGGTGAGAAGGGCGAGGGCCTGGCGGGGGTagaagaggagggagaagagTTGGAGGCGGCGCCCCTCGTCGCCGATGCGACGGAAGCGCCGCAAAAGGAAAAGTTGCCGCTTATAATGGACGAGGCTCCCCGGAGACTCTCGGATCCCGGACCTCAGGTCTCCTCCGCTGCCCCCGGACAGAATACATTCCTGACAGTCAGCAAGGAAGAAAACGATCTTTACGAGACCTTCATCCCCACGGTGGATCTCAGTCACAAGAAAGCCAGTCAGGAGGCGGCGGACGTTCCTCAGGTCAAGGTGCCCACGCCGGCTCGCAGGTCCAAGCCTCCGGAGCTCCAGAGGAATGGCGCCGTGATGTCGGATGAGCCGCCACCCGCCATCCCGCCCCGCAGACCCCTGACTCAAGACACTCGCTCCTTGTCGGCGGAGGAGCGCACGCCGCAAGCCGGTCCTCGGCCCCCCGCCAGCCCCCATTTGCCTCCGAGACCGCCGCTGCTCCTACCGAAAGCCGACGTCTGCAGGGATGCCGGCAACACGGGCGGACAAAGAAACGGTTTGTCACCAACGAGCGCTTGCTTGAATCCACGCTGTCGACGCTGACCTGAATGTGCTTCATCTCGCAGAGGGAGAGAACGGGGACGGATGGAAGGAGGACTCAACGGAAGAACCGTGAGTTGGCGCCCCATCGCCGTCATCACTGCTGTGTTTGACCTTCTTGGGGTAATCTGCTTGGCAGGTCCGTGACTGAGACTGAGCTTTCCAACAGCTGGAAGTCCCGGCTGCAAAACCGTGAGTCATAAACTTGCAAAACAACCcaggggagggggaaaaaaagaattggatggatggatggatggatggatggatggatgacagcTAGCTcaatagctagctagctagctcaaTAGCTAGCTCGATAGCTAGCTAGATAGCTCGATAGCTAGAGAGATACTTCTAGTAGGAGAACCATCAGCGCATTTGGTACGGTCCGCATCAGCGTTACCGATTTGTCACCTCGTCAGAACCTCTGTACCAGACCTACCGGGCCACCGTCATCACCAAAGAGATCCGCCGGCAGACGGTTTGCCGGCACGTCAGCGCCAGCGGCGACTACACCGCCGAGTTGCCGAGCCGGAACGATTGCACCCTCTGGCAGAACCTGCCGGCGGTGCGGGACAGCGGCGTCTTGGAGCAGCTCTCCCTAGAACAGTGCAAGTATCAGGAGGTGAGGGCAGCTCGGTTCTTTTGGACCATCCGGGTCagggggaggaaaaagaaaaaatagccTCATGGCACGTTGCTCCGCACAGAGTATGTTTGAGGTTCTGACGTCGGAAACCTCCTACCTTCGCTCGCTGTACGTTCTAACCGAACACTTCCTGGAGAATCGGGAGCTGGAAGGGACGCTGGTGATCAGAGACAAGAAGCCCCTCTTTTCCAACATCCTGAGGGTCCGCGAGGTCAGCGAGAGGTGAGGCAAATGTCTCCACGCGCTCCAAACTGGTGCCTGAAGCGCAGTTTGCTTTTTAGGTTCCTGAGAGACCTGGAGGAGCGCGTCTTTGAGAACATCGTGTTCTCGGACATCTGCGACATCATCCACTACCACTCGCAGCACAATTTCCCGGCCTACATCGACTACGTCCGCAACCAGATCTACCAGGAGAAGACGTACACCTCGCTCATGTACGCCAATGCTTTGCCGTCGCTTCTCGTGAGCGTTGCACGCTAACCACACGCTAACCCGCAGGAAGAACAACACGCATTTTGCCGCCGTCATCAATCGGCTCCAGGAGTCGCCTCAGTGCCAGCGGCTGCCCTTCATGTCCTTCCTGCTGCTGCCGTTCCAGAGGATAACGCGCATCAAAATGCTCATCGAGGTGAGCAGCAAAGTTGGAGACACGTCGACATTCCATCACAAACTAGGGTCGGGCGATATGGCCTTCAAGGAAACGCCCGTGGAGATAGGGGTGCTGCCTCCCCCTCCTTGCATGGACCACCCAAGTACTTTTGGTATTTTCCAGGATTTCTTTTCCCCACAGTCCCAACAAGGAACAAATGATGAAGGCTTATCAGCGTTTTAGGAGCTATTTAGggtgtttataaaaaaatcataataattGGCTGTAACTTTGACGCCCCCAGGAAAAAAATcttagctccgccagtggtcccatgaaaagtgaaaatggtGTCTCTTctaaattgtgaaaaaaaaagggaaacgtgcttgtttgctgttgcagAACATcctgaaaagaacaaaagagggCACCAAAGAGGAGCAGATGGCTTCCAAGGCTTTGGCCTCCGTGTCCAAGGTGACATCACGACAGGGCTTTGGCAAAAGACACCTGACGTCATTTGAACTCTGGTGCTTGCGCAGATCATTGACGAGTGTAACACGGAGGTGGGCAAGATGAGACAGATGGAGGAGTTGATCCTCATCTCCAAATCGCTGGAGTTCGACAAGCTCAAGGCAAGCCAGCGAGAAAAAGCAGCCTCTCCTTCCACGCACGACAAGTATGACGAGATTGCCATTTTGccgcttgtttgtttttttctcgcaGGCCATCCCCATCATTTCCCAGACCCGCTTCCTGGAGAAGAAGGGAGAACTCCAGGAAATGTCCAGAGGAGGAACCGTCTTCCAAATGAGAATCAAGTTCAATCCCATCTACGTTTTTCTCTTCAACGACCTGCTCATCATTACCACCAGCAACGTCAAGAAGAGGTGAGACGGGTCCGGGCCGCGAGCGCGTCTTTTCGTCCGCCTGCCTCACCCGTCCGTCCTGGTGGCGACAGCGCCGAGCGCTTCGTGGTGCTGGACTACGCCCACCGCTCCTTGGTTCAGGCTCAGCCCCTGGAGGAGGACAGGAGCGGCGGCCCGTACGAGAACTGCTTCACCCTCATTCTGCTGGAGAACCATAACGGGCGCTCCATGGAGCGTCTCATTAAAGCGCCCTCCCAGTGAGTAGCAGGAAGGTCCGCcttggcccaaaaaaatacaatgacgcCACAACGTCCGGACAATCTTTTTGGACAGGCCGGATATGCACAGGTGGATGGCCGCCTTCCCCAACAAAGACGAAGACGAGGTGGTCTATGACGCCTGGGGTGAGCGAATCCGGACGCTAGTGATGATTGCTTTGACGTCAAGTGTttcaagtgtgtgcgtgcgtgtgtgtcagacTGTCCTCAGGTTCAGTGCGTGGAGCAGTACGTGGCCCAGCAGGCCGACGAGCTCAACCTGGAACCCACTGAGATTGTCAACGTCATACGCAAAACAAACGAGGGTGAGGAGAATTGTTACATCGTTCCATTTTTAATTAGCAAccaaaaaagagaaagtggcgcgttctattttgttttatatctCATATAGGAGAGTAAATGTTTTGAACTTTAAAGTTCAAGACAACTTGAgcccaaaaaatgtttgctgcTCGTCGTACAGTGAGCACACCGTTTGAACGGCGAAATCAGTGATTTCTTCCACATCTCACAAGAGGGAGCCCGATAGAGCAatatcaataaatataatatataaatatattataatatataaataataataaatggctttcgttgtcatttttaatcattttaataataataattgtatataccgtaattttcggactataagtcgcggttttttttcatagtttgggtgggggggcgacttatactcaggagcgatttatatacatatatatgggtttttttcacttttttgggcattttatggctggtgcgacttatactccggtgcgacttatagtccgaaaattacggtaatacgtaaatatccatccatccatggatggatagatgtaaatatataataataatatataaataataataaatgacttttgttgtcgtttttaatcataaatagtaaataaatatatatatgtaaaatctaataataataataatatataattaataataaatggctttcgttgttgtttttaatcattttaataataaataatgaatataaatatatatatttataatatgtAAAAAGgatgaccgctgggataggctccagcacgcccgcgacccccgtgggggtCAAAACGGTActgaaaatagatggatggataataatatataaataataacaaatgacTGTCGTTGtagtttttaatcattttaatgataatgaaaaatatatataatgtgtaaagttaaagtcccaatgatcgtcatcacacacacacatctgggtgtggtgaaactagtcctctgcattgaacccatccccgtgtgatttggatccatcccctgggggagaggcgagcagtgagcagcagcagccgtgccgccgccgccgccacgctcgggaatcatttggtgatctaacccccccaattccaacccttaatgctgagtgccaagcagggaggcaatggccgggggtttgaacccacaaccttccagtctcagggcggacactctaccactaggcccaCTGAGCTGAGCTATAATAACATAGATAATAATTAATGACTTTCGTTAATCATTTTGGTGGCCGGTTGAAAATGGAATGAGCACATTTCAGATGGATTTGGCGGGTTTCACTGCTGTCATGGTTAACATGGAGCCTCCCTCCTTGCACCCTTGTTCCTCATTGCaatgatccccccccccccccagcagtttattgattttctttttcccgcATGAGCAATCGCGAAAACGCTTTTCCCCTTGCTCGGCCTTCCCGCTCCCGCAGGTTGGTACGAGGGCATCCGCCTGTCGGACGGCCAGAAAGGCTGGTTCCCCGTCAGCAACATCATCGAAATCACCAACGAGCACGTGAGGAGGCGCAACCTGAAGGAGCGCTATCGAGTCATCCAGGCCGCCAGCCAGGTCACCACCATCAAGAAACTTTAATGAGGTCGTCGGCGGTGACGCCTTTGCCACGCAGGTAACTCGTGATGGACAATTATTTAtacactttgtttttaaagctaAAATGAAACCAATCCAATAATGCATactgaatatttttattgtaaaagTGTCAAACACCAAGAACAAGCTGTACATAAATCCAAAGACAACAGTTGCTTGGTGTCAGCCATGTTCCTCTTGCGTGGATAACGGCGGCGCCGGGATTGGCAGCAGGTACTCCTCGTAATGCTCCACGTCGTCCGGTCGACTCGCTTCCATCCATCGCGCGCCACTCGAAGGCGTCGCCATGTCGTCTCCCCGGCCGACCTTCGATTTTGCCAACTGGCGTTCAAAGTTGCCAATTTAGAAAATCCCTGATATTTTGCAAGCCTACCTGAGAGTCTTCTGGGTCTTGGTAGCTCAGTTTGAGAAGACAAGTGATGGCCAGGTCCTCCTCGGCGCTCAGCTGGAGAATCATCCGGCACGGGTGACTGTCGGAGCGAGGCGTCAGGGTGGGGCCCCCCAGGACCCTGAAGACATGCGGCCCACGCAGGAAGGGGTCGGGCTGATTGCGAGGAGCGGAGCTTGTGCTCATGAGTGGCGGGGGAGTGTTGAGTTGGAAGCTGCTCCATGCTGGCTAAAAACAAATGGGGGCAAATGGGCTGgataaaatgtcatcatttaaaaaatggatttgttttcaattttaaatACTGACCAGATGAACGATTTAACAGAATATATTATCCgtaaaaagtgttttgatATTCATATATAAGCTCAatttcatatatttatatgtatacttTCATAGTTCAGCTTCTTTACACTGAATATCtgaatcaattttttttaaatgcaactaAATGCCCCAAATcactttatcttttttttttttttacat
This window contains:
- the si:dkey-38p12.3 gene encoding rho guanine nucleotide exchange factor 15, with translation MAAQETDSPPVQLAERKPRPNLPPKPMERGTEQDDRPASPSGGNVKTMVNKFTKQRVGLANATRRQMKRQPVFKPKTGTGASNPVVQPPPLPKKRTRLPGAKSTESEDGDSVCAEGGRSDPDGKEVDAHSVVGKVEEEHVPYDVASPTCDPSCCCVCHLQRPGMKLVWVPLEAEDGANGDSLEEEASDWASSDGEKGEGLAGVEEEGEELEAAPLVADATEAPQKEKLPLIMDEAPRRLSDPGPQVSSAAPGQNTFLTVSKEENDLYETFIPTVDLSHKKASQEAADVPQVKVPTPARRSKPPELQRNGAVMSDEPPPAIPPRRPLTQDTRSLSAEERTPQAGPRPPASPHLPPRPPLLLPKADVCRDAGNTGGQRNEGENGDGWKEDSTEEPSVTETELSNSWKSRLQNQPLYQTYRATVITKEIRRQTVCRHVSASGDYTAELPSRNDCTLWQNLPAVRDSGVLEQLSLEQCKYQESMFEVLTSETSYLRSLYVLTEHFLENRELEGTLVIRDKKPLFSNILRVREVSERFLRDLEERVFENIVFSDICDIIHYHSQHNFPAYIDYVRNQIYQEKTYTSLMKNNTHFAAVINRLQESPQCQRLPFMSFLLLPFQRITRIKMLIENILKRTKEGTKEEQMASKALASVSKIIDECNTEVGKMRQMEELILISKSLEFDKLKAIPIISQTRFLEKKGELQEMSRGGTVFQMRIKFNPIYVFLFNDLLIITTSNVKKSAERFVVLDYAHRSLVQAQPLEEDRSGGPYENCFTLILLENHNGRSMERLIKAPSQPDMHRWMAAFPNKDEDEVVYDAWDCPQVQCVEQYVAQQADELNLEPTEIVNVIRKTNEGWYEGIRLSDGQKGWFPVSNIIEITNEHVRRRNLKERYRVIQAASQVTTIKKL